Below is a genomic region from Syngnathoides biaculeatus isolate LvHL_M chromosome 5, ASM1980259v1, whole genome shotgun sequence.
gctcccagacgtgcctaaacgaaaaaacagacaataacacaggcaggggtgggcggaagggggtccggaggagggcacacccccccctgaaccccagactggtggccatccaggccaccaaacacgaggcgtccgggcggacaggtcaggaggacgacccggacgccaagcaccagggtccccacggggcgactcgggcggacgacctctgtggggaaccaaacggcgaggcaggaaccagaacgaccccgtcgccgccgcctcctggacaggaacgtgagaaggcggcagcagcatcaccaactccacctcctcctggacgggatcgtgaggcggctggggaactgtcgccacctcctggacaggaacgtgagggcgtgcccgtcgccaacagagcaggaacgggtagcggccgcgggccggtcgccaacagagcaggaacggggagtgtccgcggaccggtcgccactgccactccagagcacggacgagaagcggctgtggagacgtcgccaccttctggacagcaatgtgaggcggcatcgggtcagtccccactgccacgtgagcttgcagtgcatccgtagaaacagcaacgtgggcgtgacgcagtggcgaatccgtttccagggcaacgtgaacctgagtaggcggagagtcagtcgaaactgacacgtgggcatgtctcgggagcgggtcagttccaactgccgcgtgagctctgctcggaaccgccaacactgcgacgtgcacttgaggtggcgagtctgctcccactgtggcgtgcacccGGCAAGGGGCcgagtcggtttccacggcaacgtgaacctgagcaggcggagagtcagtcgaaactgacacgtgggcgtgtctcgggagcgggtcagttccaactgccacgtgaacctgagtcagcagcgagtccgtcgccgttgcaaCGTCAGCGTAGGTCGGCTgcttcgccaatccttgccggacctgggccgtgagagccgccaattcagcgctctgcctctctaactgcgcccgcatttcgcgacagaacgcctcgtggtttggcggctcctcctccctctgggcttgaggcttcgccaccagctgcggatCTGCcagtctcaccgttgccggcaaGGAGttggaggacggtgtcttcgttgccgcgcagcgagaggcacaagggagcgcccggccggggcgtctcctctggccgccacgcggaggtcccgggtagatggccaatcgggttccctcgtaccgattactgtacttggatctacccggcgaagtcgctcgggtgctggaaacgcggggagggggcgcaaactgactggggtgaaagatcggacgagcagattcatattcaaattcgtcggagtcgtactcaggcagccggtcatacaaatcgtggtcctcctcatattccgaaaagtcagagtccagaagaatatgaggagccggacgggtcgtgttcgggacgtattcatacctcgctggcggagcgtaagacacggaagtggaggacatcagggagcctacccggattgggcaggcttggtcctccggcagacggtctgccttgcgtcggtcccggcgacgccgagtctttcctgctgggtcctgtactggccagttcgttctgtcacgtcccatcggaacgagaggtaggacccaaatgcaggaactcggaagacgcaaggtagttcaagaagagacacgtttattgtatgcagagttcggggatcgagcaggcagtccggtgcacggggaaacaacgcaggcagaagtgtcaaggaatcaggcttacgaggttggtcggagaacggacggaggtcggtacacacaggttcagtcaggaatacgagagtgctggaacgggacataaagctcaacgaactggcggaggaccagtcgtcaccgggtcctatatatacgggggatgatcagcccgcatgaggagcaggtgtgcgcctcccaatcagcgcagccgcgcgggcacctgcacagctcatgctgaagcggcaggatcatgacacgtatgaagagtaaatccatcctcccgagtggttgagcaatatccagcaatacaacgagccggcaatttggttaacacgaaggaacaaagaggtcccttcccacaggtaaatctggtataaacacacaaggccacctgagtgcgctcctgctgataacgtcacttcctgcttcttctccaaaactaatccctcgagaggatttcatggcgggagttacaaatatatagtatatgtcaaaatcatgttgtgtgatgAAAAAACGGATGCGTCCAGtccgactgccttttttttttgttgttttttaattaaaaacatactaaaaaaaaatcatgcttttggtgtcagtggacctttagtAGGCCCAAGTGAAACTACTTAGTTCTAGTGAATACAAAGACTGTACTAGTACTGTACATGGATCTGAAACTGATATCAAATATATTAACGCTGTGACAGCTTTCCATAGAATTGAAATGGCAAACAATTGAAATGCATTGGCATTGCAGTAAAGCCACCATATTGTTGTCCATTCAATGTATAAATctcaaatgttatttatttatttgtttatgatTATCAGGATGAAACATTTTATAAGTGTTATTATTTTCTGTGATGGACCATGCATCACTTGCAAAACAAGACCTAATGcgcttttatatttttttactgcagTGAGTGATGGTTTGGAATTGAGACCCAAATATACTGGCATAATACATTGTATGAAGAGTGTGTGGCACCAGGAGGGAGTGAAGGGACTCTATCAAGGCGTAACCCCCAACGTGTGGGGTGCTGGAGCATCTTGGGGTCTTTACTTTTTCTTgtaagtctgtttttttttcccccagcaatTATTTTTGGGTCCATGATACACTGTTTTATCCTCAGCTACAATGCAATCAAAGCATATGTAAAGGAAGGTCGTCGGACAGAACTGAGTGCTACGGAGCATCTAGTGTCTGCAGCCGAAGCAGGTTGGTTTGAACACTACTATATGCTACCTGTCTCCTAGCTTCAACAGCACTTGGGTAATAATGTTCTGTCTTGATCTCATTCCGCCCCACGAGACTTCACTTTTAGGCATCTCAAATTGTTTATAAATTTAAGCTTCAGGAAAGAATGCTGAAATTGCACTAACCATCTAATCTTTGTCCCTCTATACAGGAATTCTAACCCTCACCATCACAAACCCCATCTGGGTGACCAAGACAAGGCTTGTACTGCAGTACAGCTCTGACCCAACCCGTAAACAATACAAGGGGATGCTGGATGCCTTGTTGAAGATTTACCGGATGGAGGGGGTGTCAGGCCTCTACAAGGTCAGTATTGTAATGTACTTGAAATgcccaaacaataaaaaattaatacattggAAACAGAAGTGACGTCAAGCCTCAAGTATGAGTTTTTAAAATCCAGATAATTTTATtcttcatgctttttagagtttTGACACTTTTGaattgatatttcttgcactgtaagcGGTTTGAATTGCACAAATatggttgtctttgttttaaatgtttctaaactgttttttctttgtttttaaatgcttttaatcttgtaaagcacattgaggtaCTGTGGGTATGATATGTGCTTTCAAGAAATTGGCTTTGTAGCGTTACCAGCTAATACATTTTAGCAAACAGCATTGTGATGCCAACAAAATTTGACTGCTCTTTCCATAATCACCACTAGAGGGGAAGAATACAACACTTTTGTGGTGGCGCTTCTTTTGTTCTCATCTTAAATCCAAAAGGAAATTAAACGTTCATTCGACTTAACAGTCACATACTTTACACCACATAGAGAACAAGGCCACGCAATAGCAGGCAAGGAAGAAATGGCATGGCAATtaccatacagtattttgtctccggtggcacggtgggtgacCAGAGTCCCGGCCCCgtatgttttctccaggcactccggtttcctcccaaagacatgcattgaaGGTTaatttgaagactcaaaattgcacataggtgtgaatgtgagtgtgaatagttgtttataccaaagacatgcattgaaGGTTaatttgaagactcaaaattgcacataggtgtgaatgtgagtgtgaatagttgtttatatgtgccatctaatttgctggcaaccagttcagggtgtaacctgcatcctgcccgaagatagctacgataggctccaacactcccgggacccttgtgaggataggctgcccagacaatggatggatggattattttgtcTCCATCTTCGTATAATAGTAATACTATACCACACTACATAAcctacatcaggggtgcccagacctttttaccgcaagatctacttctcaagcatccagcctctcacaATCAACGGGGAGGTgaggaggacttttttttttttaaagaatgaagTCACAAAGCTCTACCCAttccaaaaatgcaaaacataatttcaactatattgaggattctttatgtgtaaatgtatgttttgtgtgccttgcataaccacaTGATCCAagattacacaacataattaactttaaatagACGAATGAAAATGCCCACCTGTGCTGTGTCattcacgtcagtggattcatccaactgcagtgaggaAAAACTCACAATCTTccaccttcattttttttgtcaagaatcaacaacaagtgggatgaaatttgttggatattttaaactttttttttaacaaataaaaacctgaaaagtggggtgtgcaatattattagGCCCCCTTGCATTggtactttgtagcgccaccttttgctcaAATTACAggtgcaagtcgcttggggtatgtctctatcagttttgcacatcgagagactgaaattcttgcccattcttcctcagtgaggttggatggaaagcttttgtgaacagcagtcttcagctctgccgaCAGATTTTCGATGgaattcaggtctggactttgttttggccattctaacacctggatacgtttatttgtgtaCCATTCGATTGTAGATTtgtctttatgttttggatcattgtcctgttggaagataaatctcaattccagtctcaggtcttttgcatactccaacaggttttcttccagaatggtcctgtatttgggtccattcatcttcccatcaattttaaccatcttccttgtccctgctgaagaaaagcaggcccaaaccatgaggctgccaccaccatgtttgacagtgttcttgtgtgttcagggtgatgagctgtgttgcttttatgccaaacatatcgttttgcattgtggccaaaatgtttgattttggtttcatttgaccagagcaccttcttccccatgtttggtgtgtctcccaggtggtttGTGGGAAaatttaaacgagactttttatggatatctttgagaaatggctttcttctttccactcttccataaaggccagatttgtgcagtgtacgactgattgttgtcctatggacagaatctcccacctcagctgtagatctctgcagttcatccagagtgatcatgggcctctcgTCTGCAtgtctgatcagtcttctccttgttcgagatgAAAGTTTagagtgctccttgagatgtttaaagcttgggaaatctttttgtatacAAATCCAGCTtcaaacctctccacaacagtatcccCAACCTGTGTGGCGTGTTCTTGGTCTTCATGACGCTctttgcactttaaacagaaccctgagactatcacagagcatgTGCATTTacacggagacttgattacacacaggtggattctgtTTATCAACATCAGTCAACATTAGATttttcagagatcctcactgaacctctggagtgagtttggtgCAGTGAAAGTAAAGGGACcgaatattgcatgccccacttttcagatttttatttgttaaaaaagtataaaatggccaataaataaataaatttaattccacttcatgattttgtcacaattgttgattcttgacaaacaATATTATtcttatatctttatgtttgaagcctgaaatgggGCGAAAgactgaaaagttcaagggggctgaatactttcacaaggcactgtagctgagattggctacagcactcctgcaaccctcatgaggataagcggctcagaaaattgatggatggatattaattgTATTAAGCCTTGTAGTGGTGGCATGgtttacattccaaaaatatgcatggcaGTGTAAGTTAAGACTTTAAATAGCctataggtatgaatgtgagtctcATGATTGTCTACTGTATATTATGCCCCGAAAATGGCTGGCGAgtagttcaaggtgtatcccacctctcgcccactgttagctgagataggcgcTCGCACGTTCGCGACCATAGTGAGGgaaaagcagcaaagaaaatgggtgaataGAGGTTTGGAACCACTAAGTGCATATGGTTGTGTATGGAATGGAGACACACAGCTGAAAGGGCGTGTTGGGATTATGCCTTTTAAAACACGACATGGCTTTGTGTATGGAAACCATAATTGTTGCCGTTAATGCAAAATCACGACAGCCTTAGCAAATAGCGGTTTCTACTGTGTTTTGTTTATTGTATATGTGTAATTTTCAGTGGTGTACAACTGTACTGCATCATACTGCCAATTATTGTATACTATGTAATACTGTCTAAGTGAGTCACCTAAAAGATTAAATACGCAATTAGTCACAATGTTGCGTTGccggttgttttatttttgtcttcagtGTTTCAACACCACTGTATTTAGCTAATGACAACAGATTACCCGGTGACTGTAAGTAGGCAATGATAAATATTGTATGTTGTGTTTTGCTGGTGAGGGATGTTTCAAATTACTTACAAGACAAAATCTTTAAAGGGTTATGTTCCTGGTCTTTTTGGAACATCTCACGGTGCACTTCAGTTCATGGCCTATGAGGAGCTGAAGAGAGACTACAGTAAATACAAAAAGGTTTCTTCAGATGCAAAACTGGTGAGTCATTTTACTCTATAAGCCACAGACAGCCTTTACAGCATTTAATACCCTTCAGAACTTTCAGTTGAATCAGAGGAAGACCACCGTAGACTGACTTATGTTGTATTTCCCGTCGGTGTACCTGAGTCTTTTCTTGCTTAATCAATCACTATGTCCATTCAACAGAATGCATTGGAATACATCACAATGGCTGCGCTATCAAAAATATTCGCTGTGGCTACTACATACCCATATCAAGTGGTGCGTGCG
It encodes:
- the slc25a32b gene encoding solute carrier family 25 member 32b codes for the protein MTTGQDHGALDVSEGKPRSPVSLAGHVLEVFRHVKVENLVAGLSGGVVSTLVLHPLDLVKIRFAVSDGLELRPKYTGIIHCMKSVWHQEGVKGLYQGVTPNVWGAGASWGLYFFFYNAIKAYVKEGRRTELSATEHLVSAAEAGILTLTITNPIWVTKTRLVLQYSSDPTRKQYKGMLDALLKIYRMEGVSGLYKGYVPGLFGTSHGALQFMAYEELKRDYSKYKKVSSDAKLNALEYITMAALSKIFAVATTYPYQVVRARLQDQHNRYNGVVDVIKRTWRNEGATGFYKGIVPNLIRVTPACCITFVVYENVSRFLLGSS